Part of the Henckelia pumila isolate YLH828 chromosome 2, ASM3356847v2, whole genome shotgun sequence genome is shown below.
AAAGTTCGAGCCACTAGAGACGCGCCACCATGGTGCTACACGGTTACAATATCAAATCTAAGAAACAGAGCATAGATGCTTTAATTACATATCTCCCTTTTAAAGAAAAtctgtgtatatatatatcaattgttTACCAAACAAGTAACTATATATAAAGATCAATTTACAACTCCAAAATGCAATTCAATGATAAAATTCCCATGCAAATATCGAAGCGTAGAAGCCGTAGAACAGTACGTGCGTTCTTTATACACTCTCCTGCCATTTTGTTTGACGTTTTTCGTTGTTTCAATGCATAACGTATGATATAAATCAAGAATAGCAGTCTCTAGCTCGGAGTTTGCTGGATTAGATTTACCTTTAGATTCACATCAAGACCTCATACTGCATGCTGCTCTTTATCTTCTTGCTGCATTTTGTAACGGTGGTATCGCAGGCTTCAGGCCAATTCAATGACCTTCCCATTATATGGGGTTTCATTTTTTGGTTCAATCTGCACAAAAACGTTCTCATATAATTAGATCGAGAAACCTTGTGGAAATCATAGTAATTCAACCCCTTTCGAATCATTATAAAATTCAAACCACAACTTTCATTCGCACCAGTCCAGATTATCCATCAATATATAATCTCCTATACGAATGAACATCGATTCAACAAATGAAAATTACAAGGACAAATTTACTTAGCCGTAACCTGTGGACATGATGTCCTTACGGCTTGTGAAGCTCATAGTTTTCTTAAACAAAAACATCACTTTTCCTCTTCATTCTATAGAACAATCCCCGGTGAAAATTTAAAGTTAATGTTGCTGTAAAACAACAAAGAAGCAAATGTATGTTTTCATTTTACTACGATGTCATGTTCGATGTTTGAAGACTTGTAACAAGCTTATATATAGCATATGTATTATAAAACAGTCGGCATACAAACTGAATTTTTGGTCATGATCGATTCGAAAATACATTATGATTTTCAACTGACATACACTGAATGCTATTTTACGCTCTAAAACAAATTCAATATTGTTTTTGCACAGAGATCTTGATTATatagattattttattttattttttttggggaAAAAATGGGAAAGATCCTTGACTAATTGTTAAGAAGGTCATCAAGATTTACCGGTGTGACCGCTTCTCCAGGAATCTGGCCAACGTTGCTCTCCTGGCCATAGCCACTGTTGGGGTATAACCTATTTTCAGACATAAacattgtaaataaaataaattaatacatcatcaagTGATTTTTAATTTCATGATCTGATCAACAAGTCAACTTTTTTTTGTGTGTTACAACTCGAGGGACAAGTAGCAACGAGTCAACTTTTCTTAGCAACAATCGATGAGAAGTAGTGCATTAATACCATCTTTGGACTTTCGGGTATCGTCGAAAGATGCATCCCCGATCGCATACGTCGACTTTCCATCACCCTGTTAATTATGCATTGATCATGAAAGAAAACTTCAAAATTAGggttattaaatatatacaataTAATTCTAAGATGAAAATTGGGAAACGAAAAAAAGAATAGGGAGGGTAACCTTTTGTGCAGGAAAAAAAATGGATACATCAGTGGGACAGAATTGTACAGTTGATGAAGCTGGGAATGAGAGTGGGCGCCCCAATTTGTTCCTGAAATTATGAGCCAAATTATTCATTTATACACCATTATTTCTTTCACATATCCATTTACACTCAATTTGATCGAAATATATATAACATCGACCTAAATAAATACACCCCACGTAATTGTAAGTTCGAGGAGTACTCATGCAATTTAATCACCTTGAAATCGGTAATATATCGTTGCGATTATATCGAAAACCCGAGTGACCGACGATCGGCTTCCCAGCAAAGGATTGGCATGCTGTTTCTCTTTGTTGAGCATTTTCCCAGTCGTAGTTACAAGCCGAATTCCGCATGCAAGTCATATTTTCTGCAGGAGACTTCCCTATCTTCTTCTGTGAATTTCATAAGCAAAATTCATTTTggtataatataaaaaaaaaaattcaaacgtTTGCCAATAAatacaaaatcaaaatattcttgatttttttaaaagtaaccACTATCACTGCTCCCTCTGAACCATCATCTCGTACTTTTTGTCAAGTACaacaaatatttgaaaaagaataTATAGATCCAAACACAGCATCTCCGGTCAACTACTCcgtatatatgtaatatatattgttaaaaactaaaataaaatcgtGCAAATATTCATTACATAAAATATAAGGCTTACTGCTAATATATGTGACAGTAATAATAAttaacaaaatatataaaaagaGATATTATTGGCACATGGATTCCACCTGATCAAAATGGGGTGTACAGTACCGATATATGGCTAAAtagttttaaatatatatatataaagaaaagTAATATTTGAATGGTTTAAGAAATTAATAAATAGTTTTCCCGAAAAAGCAAGAAATCCAACCGGGAGAAAATCTCGGATAACTGCTTTTTCGTCCATTGGAGAGCTGGTACAAAGAGACAAGGATACGTTACCTGAAGATTCATCACAATTAACACGAACCGATTAATTAATGaatccccaaaaaaaaaaaaaacaatcgaAATAATCCAGCAAATCGAGAAGGAATTAATTAAATACCGGAATCAAGGAACCCATCGGGCTCGTAACCGCTCGGAGCCGGGCCGGGAGAAGGATTTTGCGAATACAGGAGGCCCATGAAATCGATCTCCATGTATAGTTAGAATCAACGAAAGAACAATCGGGAAGCAGAGATGGAGAGGGTTTTAGAGTTGGGAGaagtgaagaagaagaagaatgtaAAGAGGAAGAAAGAGGATAATTGTTAGGTGAGGCGGCCGCATGAGAGCCACTGAAAATACAGAGCGAAAAACACGTGCTGCTTCCATGAATTAAATGGAGGTGTAGCAAACCTAGCCCAGCCCCTATGTTTTCAAAGAGACAGCTACCACACACATCTTTCACGTGACATTTATGGTTTTCGGGATCATATTTATTCATTATCAATGTCAAATGTTTCCCACCTCAGCTCTTCCTcggattttttttattcattccTGTTGCTTCGTCATCAAACTTTTGTGACTtgtaaattaattaatacacCATCAAACGGTTTgattcatgaattttttttttttttattttgttcttcATGGAAGTAATTGTCTAAAGGCATGTttgtttttaatataattttcttaaaatgatgttcaattttcttataactcataataaactcatatatatatcacaCAGCAAGTTGAAGCAACAAATTAAGTGTGGTCAAATAGTCAATAAAACCAGGGACGGATCCAAGAATTAGAGTTGGGTGGGCTTGAACTTaatcaataaattatatattataaaaacagATCATTACATTATACTacttacaaaaaaataaaaaaaatcgtgTTGTTGGTCCTATATGTTTGTTTTTAGGATTTTGATAATctatgttatcaaatttcaattttatttttgttttttttttttgcaacttTCATCAAAATCATAAAACGACAAATTTGGAGGACCAAAATGAAATTTTCCTCCTAAAACTGAAGTTGTGCACTAGAATCAAGAAGATGGGCTAGGCTTCCGGTGTGAAAAGTAAATTTTattggattaagtaaaaaaacttacatatgtaataaaaaaaatttgggttgaGTTATAGACTAAGACTGACCTAAGCTAGATCCGTCCTTGAATAAAACAAAGGAAaacataattttataattaataaaaaagtgTGAGAAACGAACAATATGATAACTCTATTAGCAAATATTTGAACTCATTAATGAAGGGAAACTAGAAACTGGTGTCTCATGCATAAAGAAAACTTAATTACATCAAATATCATTAATAATTCCTATTGAATTAATCAAATGacatataatataatcatatatataacaaaattaTCAATGATTTACAGTTTGCCTTTGTAACAGAACCAAATGATAGGATAACGGGGTGCACAGTGCACTTACATATtggaaaacaaattaaaattgcTCAAATTGTGATGAAAATTGACACACAGTACTAAAACATTTGTCGATTCATAGTTGTGTGTAAAACACATAAGTCAttaaagagagagagagagactgCGGGCTAAGTTTTGATACATTTTCTTTACCATCAATAAATAACATTAATCGTGATTCAAACTTTAATAGCCTCGAAATCATTCAATTGCAAGTTGCAGCATTCGTTAAATCAGCTTattcgtaaaaaaaaaaaaaatttattttttgaattggagaaagagtttttttttttttttgttacaattgaatctcgaacgcattcataaaatttcaattcCACATTTTTCATGCCTCGCTTACATTTTGGACATGGTGACGGGACTAAAATAGTAAATTAAAGCAAAAACTAAATCCATGTGAAAATGATGAAAACCAAAAGAAGAAAAATACATCTTGGATTGTCCAGATTGCTACATGTATGCATCAagactttatttttctttgtctTAATTTCTCTATGATATATCATTAATGCTAGCTCttgaaagggcccgtgtcctgttttaatatttaatgatcaaacaaccaggattaattaatgtaaacagcgaaaacgagttaaaaatttgcgtttgggcctacagaaatttcggcatgacctattcgtaaataggacatcccaaaaacctgtacaacacaaccagcaatatatactcgaaaatagagtcacaactccaatttacaaacctatagccgcactggccaggactaaacacatgcagagccggcaaggctcgatcacacaaataacaattcaaaacaaggtccaaaactatttatacaaatacacagggcatcaccccggcaaatataaaactcgctaaactgatatatatacatatatctgggaactcaactccacgctcgcctcactgggtaccactagatgacgctccaccagatgcgtcaaatccccctggataacctgctatggaatcacaaacaaccacagcataaaaagaaaacaggggtcggaaccccagtacgacgaactataaaaattacgacaaatataactgacatgaataaaattaagtacaatgcaatgaaatgcaatgtaatgcgtgacaggtatcaatgaaataggaataccaaaaggagtccaaataatcgtatcacaataaactcagtggccacccgtgccaggaacgcagcagacctcgaatcatcactgctaatccatacacgtagcatcggagggtgacaggagcgacccgtccagcctcatgctgtcatcaggagtgtcgtacgtagcatcagagggcgacaggagctacctgtccgtgcctcatactatctcaggagtgcactaaaataatgtcactcgctccatgatgactcaatacatctcaagagatcaatatcaatagtaatcaaaggagtcaaggctcaacgtgctatgtaaACTTATAAATGAGTGAATgaaatcatataatccacgtaagcacataaaacacattatcactcattacaaaatatttaatatcattacatgccattatagacgtcgtaatataaacagctcatacgtacctcaaccgacacttaattaccacagaaatatctcaagtatttctcggatattccaatcccaaattttcagaatctgtaattccagaaaaagtaaaatcgggtccttacagCTCTTGTATTTGATAGTTCGTGTACGTAGCAGtttaattgataaataaatattatctatcaaacaaacaaacaaacaatacATAGTAGACAAATCAACtttgttcatgttttaaaaaaaatacttttaaaaaataatatttttatgggtTACCCAAATAGGatatatttttaacaaaattgaCACGTGAGACCATTTCACG
Proteins encoded:
- the LOC140883462 gene encoding uncharacterized protein isoform X1, which translates into the protein MEIDFMGLLYSQNPSPGPAPSGYEPDGFLDSGNVSLSLCTSSPMDEKAVIRDFLPKKIGKSPAENMTCMRNSACNYDWENAQQRETACQSFAGKPIVGHSGFRYNRNDILPISRNKLGRPLSFPASSTVQFCPTDVSIFFPAQKGDGKSTYAIGDASFDDTRKSKDGYTPTVAMARRATLARFLEKRSHRLNQKMKPHIMGRSLNWPEACDTTVTKCSKKIKSSMQYEVLM
- the LOC140883462 gene encoding uncharacterized protein isoform X2, producing MGSLIPKKIGKSPAENMTCMRNSACNYDWENAQQRETACQSFAGKPIVGHSGFRYNRNDILPISRNKLGRPLSFPASSTVQFCPTDVSIFFPAQKGDGKSTYAIGDASFDDTRKSKDGYTPTVAMARRATLARFLEKRSHRLNQKMKPHIMGRSLNWPEACDTTVTKCSKKIKSSMQYEVLM